One Dysidea avara chromosome 7, odDysAvar1.4, whole genome shotgun sequence genomic region harbors:
- the LOC136260245 gene encoding ras GTPase-activating-like protein IQGAP1 — protein sequence MAEWETNGASPKAQIYNFADADDETDASGKTMDERRKEHVAYEYLCHLEEAKKWIETCIDEELPPTTELEQALRNGVILCKLGHFFAPDVLPKKRIYDLDESKYKVRGLHFKHTDNINFWIATMQSVGLPKIFYPITTDIYDRKNMPKVIYCVHALSLFLYKLGKAPQIQDLVGTAQFTEEEISAMKKELDKYGIQMPAFGKIGGILANEMPVDEVAMHAAVLVINEAIDKQNAEETLQALLNPAALLTKIEKDNSERYQEELYTAKRNKEDKSQERITSMDVSEADVYDVILTRAEIQECLDLINTIVKKEIADAKHQASIEEVNTAINSGDLERLLKALLNGDARLSGIKEENVKWYMDVLGKACKDKEESCGDGHLNFAEINDILTIANQVADHSRQVEAALLAINVAIDGGVAEEIVAALQNDVLDLRDVTPDIAEYYCDGLVKKKSEKQDLLSEDEIQEVIEQMNEQADRDKCIGDAIMAINSAVTGESAEETISSLQSEFLTIEPLDAECYQRYHDALKKAQEEKGELLTVAEINSVIAEVNEQVRLERLKAKALAEVNQLVPGDAPPSLLAALHNEHVEIVNIKDENQLHYSTLLQAALQAKRQETGDPNASLTQEDIQAIINRANAQTEDAIALAKAIHAINSTLLEGGAEDVLAALKEPMIAIRSITDECAATYQAKLVEAMEEKAQKVGTDQDEGWCDYRTKDGHVYYYNGKTGQSQWEKPESFSGTSHELNRDEIQTVVTKVTADFDRWALLKSNEPLVTLLQAMWKSILVRRAFRARLQYLRDNEASATKMQAYWRGYKQRVAFQERMKHLSSLIKWVIKIQALIRMWKQRKRYRERLAYFKANVKSVIMIQSWWRAHVAKKQYKTLTDVKNPPASTVRRFLQLLEQSDIDFSEELECQRLKAQVVQEIRANQQLEQDLNIMDIKIGLLVKNRITLQDVVSQSARLKKTGVQEIGAGTGQLSKAGRETVESYQHLFYVLQTDPRYFAKLIFEMPQSKTTRFMENVILTVFNYAQNHREQYLLIKLFETALREEVTSKVDKISDIITGNPTVIKMVVHFTRGGQNILRDLLGPLVQEVLNSKDLTIITSPVDVYKAWINQMETKTGEASKLPYDVSNDQALEHQEVRDTISAMIKDLHDITERFLNLILDSIHKIPYAMRYIAMQLRLALHAKFPEAPEEDILKVVGNLLYYRYMNPAIVAPDGFDIVDVGAEQQLTSDQRRNLGNIAKVLQYAAANKKFEEENASLSAINPYIEQAFKKFRDFFFRASTVETAEAKFGIDEYSDVIMLAKPVIYISAKEVCSTHQLLLEHAEAIAPDPNDPLHSILKDLGPNPSIENLVGRVPDIPVGDDPSEHMAHAGKTEIELTLSPKAEIKSAEDDDTDMKALFVRTKRMVVDILRAQPGESLTNVLYTPATSSQEEDHQALLSSRVETEKQKLSRGATLRKMNSIYGDHELPLEGMKRKVLRNLRLLESENLVNSSDDYQDIINAIAKDIRNQHRYRQQRKQELARLQATLSKLSKKAKFYEEQIDYYQRYVKACLDNLAKAGVVKGKGGRGKKGGGGAVGTDIQFKKTTVRYTGQKLHEKGVILEVEGLPQHQFRNVTFEISSTGVGTFEVSAKFMGVSMEKVELVFQDLLQLQYEGLAVMKMFGRAKINVNLLIYLINKKFYGT from the exons ATATTTTATCCCATCACAACAGACATTTATGACCGAAAAAACATGCCAAAAGTTATATATTGTGTACACGCATTGAG TTTATTCTTGTACAAGTTAGGCAAGGCTCCACAGATACAAGACTTGGTAGGCACTGCTCAGTTCACAG AGGAAGAAATAAGTGCAATGAAGAAAGAATTAGACAAATATGGAATTCAGATGCCAGCATTTGGAAAGATTGGTGGAATTCTGGCCAACGAG ATGCCCGTGGATGAAGTTGCAA TGCATGCAGCAGTTCTTGTCATCAATGAAGCCATTGACAAGCAGAACGCTGAAGAGACATTACAGGCTCTCTTAAATCCTGCTGCCTTGTTGACAAAGATTGAGAAAGATAACAGTGAACGTTACCAAGAGGAGCTTTACACTGCTAAGAGAAATAAAGAAGACAAGAGCCAAGAAAGG ATCACTAGCATGGATGTGTCAGAAGCCGATGTGTACGATGTCATACTGACACGGGCCGAAATCCAGGAATGTTTAGATTTAATTAATACCATTGTCAAGAAGGAGATAGCAGATGCTAAAC ATCAAGCTTCCATCGAGGAGGTCAATACTGCTATTAACTCAGGTGATCTGGAACGGCTGCTGAAGGCTTTGCTGAATGGTGACGCTCGATTATCTGGTATTAAGGAAGAGAATGTCAA atgGTACATGGATGTACTGGGAAAAGCATGCAAAGACAAAGAAGAAAGTTGCGGAGATGGGCACTTGAATTTTGCTGAGATCAACGACATTTTAACAATTGCCAATCAAGTAGCAGACCATTCTAGACAAG TTGAAGCAGCTTTGCTGGCCATCAATGTAGCCATTGATGGTGGAGTGGCTGAAGAAATCGTAGCAGCCCTCCAAAATGATGTGCTCGACCTCAGGGATGTAACGCCTGACATTGCAGAATACTACTGTGATGGTCTGGTGAAGAAGAAGAGCGAGAAACAAGAT CTTTTGAGTGAAGATGAAATCCAAGAGGTGATTGAACAAATGAATGAACAAGCTGATAGAGATAAGTGCA TTGGAGATGCCATAATGGCCATCAACTCTGCTGTGACTGGTGAAAGTGCTGAGGAAACAATCTCTTCCCTCCAGAGTGAATTCCTTACCATCGAACCACTCGACGCTGAGTGTTACCAACGTTACCACGACGCCTTAAAGAAAGCTCAGGAAGAAAAGGGAGAG TTACTGACAGTTGCTGAGATCAACAGTGTTATTGCTGAAGTGAATGAACAAGTCAGACTGGAGAGGCTGA AGGCCAAGGCTCTAGCAGAAGTCAACCAGCTGGTTCCTGGAGATGCTCCACCATCACTGCTTGCTGCTCTTCATAATGAACATGTAGAGATAGTGAACATCAAGGATGAAAATCAGTTGCATTACTCAACTTTGCTGCAAGCAGCCTTGCAGGCTAAGAGACAG GAGACTGGTGATCCCAATGCTTCACTGACACAAGAAGATATACAGGCCATCATTAACAGAGCTAATGCCCAGACAGAAGATGCCATTGCAT TGGCCAAGGCAATCCATGCCATCAATTCTACTTTGTTGGAAGGAGGGGCTGAGGATGTGCTTGCTGCACTGAAAGAGCCAATGATAGCTATCCGTTCCATCACTGACGAGTGCGCGGCCACCTACCAAGCCAAGCTGGTGGAGGCTATGGAAGAGAAGGCACAGAAAG TTGGGACTGACCAGGATGAAGGGTGGTGTGACTACCGTACAAAGGACGGTCATGTCTATTACTACAATGGCAAAACTGGCCAGTCACAGTGGGAGAAGCCAGAAAGCTTTTCTGGTACATCACACGAACTTAACCGTGACGAAATTCAG ACTGTTGTTACTAAGGTCACTGCTGACTTTGATCGGTGGGCACTGCTTAAGTCCAACGAGCCACTTGTCACATTGCTCCAGGCAATGTGGAAGAGCATTCTTGTCCGCAGGGCATTCAGGGCTCGTCTACAATACCTAAGAGACAATGAAGCCTCAGCTACCAAAATGCAG GCTTACTGGAGGGGATACAAACAACGAGTGGCATTCCAGGAACGAATGAAGCACCTCAGCTCATTAATCAAATGGGTCATTAAG ATCCAGGCCTTGATCAGAATGTGGAAACAGCGTAAGAGATATCGTGAACGGCTAGCTTACTTCAAGGCCAAT GTGAAATCAGTCATCATGATTCAGTCTTGGTGGAGAGCGCATGTGGCTAAAAAACAGTACAAAACTCTCA CTGATGTTAAGAATCCACCTGCCTCTACTGTGCGTCGATTCCTTCAGCTACTGGAGCAGAGTGATATTGACTTCAGTGAAGAACTAG AGTGTCAGAGACTAAAGGCACAGGTCGTACAAGAAATACGAGCCAATCAACAGCTAGAACAAGACCTCAACATCATGGACATCAAGATTGGTCTGCTAGTGAAGAATAGGATTACTCTccag GACGTAGTGTCACAATCAGCAAGACTGAAGAAAACTGGTGTACAAGAAATAGGAGCAGGAACAGGGCAACTAAGCAAAGCTGGCAGAGAGACTGTGGAG TCTTACCAGCATCTATTCTACGTCCTACAAACTGATCCACGCTATTTTGCTAAGCTCATCTTTGAGATGCCGCAGAGCAAGACCACTCGTTTCATGGAGAACGTCATTTTGACAGTATTCAATTATGCCCAAAACCATCGGGAACAATATCTACTAATCAAGTTATTTGAAACTGCTCTACGAGAGGAGGTCAC GTCTAAAGTAGACAAGAtcagtgacatcatcacaggTAACCCTACTGTCATCAAGATGGTTGTCCACTTTACAAG GGGTGGCCAGAACATACTGCGGGACCTACTGGGACCACTGGTACAGGAAGTGCTGAACAGCAAGGACCTCACAATTATCACTAGTCCAGTGGATGTGTACAAGGCATGGATCAACCAGATGGAAACTAAAACTGGAGAAGCAAG CAAGTTACCATATGATGTGTCTAATGACCAAGCACTGGAACACCAAGAAGTCAGGGATACCATCTCCGCCATGATCAAAGATCTTCACGACATTACTGAACGATTTCTTAACCTCATTTTAGACTCCATTCATAAGATTCCATATGCCATGCGTTACATAGCAATGCAACTGAGACTGGCATTACATGCCAAGTTCCCTGAAGCTCCTGAAGAAGACATACTAAAA GTTGTAGGAAATTTATTGTACTATCGATACATGAACCCTGCCATTGTGGCCCCAGATGGGTTTGACATCGTCGATGTTGGTGCTGAACAGCAGCTAACTAGTGACCAGAGAAGAAACCTCGGCAACATTGCTAAAGTCCTTCAATACGCTGCTGCTAACAAGAAG TTTGAAGAAGAaaatgcttcgttgtcagccatTAACCCTTACATTGAACAAGCTTTCAAGAAATTTAG GGACTTCTTTTTTCGTGCAAGTACCGTTGAAACAGCTGAGGCTAAGTTTGGAATTGACGAATACTCAGATGTGATCATGCTTGCTAAACCTGTCATCTATATATCTGCTAAGGAAGTCTGTTCAACCCATCAA CTACTCCTAGAACATGCTGAAGCCATTGCCCCTGATCCCAATGATCCACTTCATAGCATTCTCAAGGACCTTGGCCCTAACCCATCTATAGAGAACCTTGTTG GTCGAGTACCTGATATCCCAGTTGGTGATGATCCTTCAGAACACATGGCTCACGCTGGGAAGACAGAAATAGAACTCACGTTGAGTCCAAAGGCTGAAATCAAATCAGCTGAAGATGATGATACAGATATGAAGGCATTGTTTGTGAG AACGAAACGTATGGTTGTTGATATTTTGAGAGCTCAGCCCGGAGAGAGCCTCACCAATGTACTCTATACACCTGCCACTTCCTCACAG GAGGAAGACCATCAAGCACTGTTGtcttctagagttgaaactgaAAAGCAGAAGCTATCTAGAGGAGCTACACTGAGAAAAATGAACTCCATATATGGGGACCACGA GTTACCATTGGAGGGAATGAAGAGGAAAGTATTACGGAACTTGCGACTATTGGAATCTGAAAATCTTGTCAACAGTTCTGATGACTATCAAGATATTATCAATGCCATTGCAAAG GACATCCGTAACCAACATCGATATAGACAACAACGTAAACAAGAACTAGCAAGACTACAAGCCACCCTCAGCAAGCTTAGTAAGAAAGCTAAATTCTATGAGGAACAGATTGACTACTATCAGAGATATGTAAAGGCTTGCCTTGACAACCTAGCAAAGGCTGGAGT AGTTAAAGGCAAAGGTGGTCGTGGCAAGAAAGGCGGTGGTGGTGCAGTTGGCACTGACATTCAATTTAAGAAGACCACAGTTCGTTACACTGGACAGAAACTCCACGAGAAGGGTGTGATACTTGAAGTAGAGGGACTCCCTCAACACCA ATTTAGAAATGTTACATTTGAAATTAGTTCTACGGGTGTGGGGACTTTTGAAGTGTCCGCTAAATTTATGGGAGTCTCAATGGAGAAGGTTGAATTAGTATTCCAG GATCTTCTTCAGCTACAATATGAAGGTCTTGCAGTCATGAAAATGTTTGGAAGGGCAAAAATCAACGTCAATCTGTTGATCTACTTGATCAACAAGAAGTTTTATGGCACATAG